The proteins below come from a single Triticum aestivum cultivar Chinese Spring chromosome 5D, IWGSC CS RefSeq v2.1, whole genome shotgun sequence genomic window:
- the LOC123125396 gene encoding uncharacterized protein codes for MASEARSGGARRVPLRPRDGNAAASPSLGGAALAKSKAKAKAAAASPPSVRSYAGRAEVESRAAAVVREKEVSLAEELEKARERRGRLRAARQVTERALAEADEALRREMREWERRADEQRRVVAELMRLIGMPEVYVPVESLRSREERKRKQGTASSDPPGPVTVASTLLEEEAGADPSDQGLLATPTREATTESSST; via the exons ATGGCGTCGGAGGCCAGGTCCGGGGGCGCGCGGCGGGTTCCGCTGCGGCCGAGGGACGGCAACGCGGCCGCCTCCCCGTCCTTGGGCGGCGCCGCCCTTGCAAAATCGAAGGCGAAGGCGAAGGCGGCTGCTGCGTCTCCGCCGTCGGTGAGGTCGTATGCCGGCAGGGCTGAGGTTGAgagcagggcggcggcggtggtgagggagAAGGAGGTGTCGCTGGCGGAGGAGCTGGAGAAGGCGCGGGAGCGGCGGGGCCGGCTGCGGGCCGCGCGGCAGGTCACGGAGCGGGCGCTGGCggaggccgacgaggcgctgcggCGGGAGATGCGGGAGTGGGAGCGCCGGGCGGACGAGCAGCGCCGGGTCGTGGCGGAGCTGATGCGCCTCATCGGGATGCCCGAG GTGTATGTTCCGGTGGAATCGCTGAGATCAagggaggagaggaagaggaaacaGGGGACCGCGTCTTCAGATCCTCCG GGTCCGGTCACAGTGGCTTCAACATTACTAGAGGAAGAAGCCGGAGCAGATCCCTCCGATCAGGGACTGCTGGCGACGCCGACAAGGGAAGCGACAACCGAAAGCAGCAGCACTTGA
- the LOC123125397 gene encoding uncharacterized protein encodes MYYFVNEYTVRVIVPLHGIRYLVLFPIQTSRFRLPPKDLSDLTSGGSSGSNPFAASASNPFAAPASLLSVPLSTILTLNIHGQIPVTLTLTPPNFKLWCSFFHSLFMSYGIYDHVDGSVDAKHRRHDIAWTQVDWCIVRWLYTMLSAELQGMVPQDQPSAFTLWTAICSLFLDNRTQRGLIALEEFHSLRQEHLSVMDYFTRLQTLAGTLRDCDMAVTDRGLVSNMLRGLSNMFSHAIGTMTYDETKLPTFLQARSYLLQEERRIDRAVAHEPATALHVAAHAAATPAPTPAPAPPAPPTNPGSFNNNNGQRGRKGRKGGNGGTGGSGPPAGHGRASGHAPALPPSAPMRHPAPLFPGFNPWTGTFQAWPVMPRPSGAGVLGPRPSAHGLLAATGAGPTPTPPAATWDMSSLQHALLSMPQPYSGGGDWFFDTGATSHMAADPGSHFRDGALPM; translated from the exons GTTCCACTGCATGGTATCAGATACCTCGTTCTCTTTCCGATCCAAACCTCTCGCTTCCGCCTCCCTCCCAAGGATCTCTCTGATCTGACCTCCGGTGGCTCCTCTGGCTCCAACCCGTTCGCCGCTTCGGCCAGCAATCCGTTCGCCGCTCCGGCTAGCCTCCTCTCTGTTCCCCTCTCCACCATCCTCACTCTCAACATCCATGGCCAAATCCCCGTCACCCTCACCCTCACCCCTCCCAACTTCAAACTCTGGTGCTCCTTCTTCCACTCTCTCTTCATGTCATACGGCATCTATGACCACGTCGACGGCAGCGTCGACGCCAAGCACCGCCGCCACGACATCGCCTGGACTCAGGTGGACTGGTGCATCGTCCGCTGGTTGTACACCATGCTTTCCGCGGAGCTCCAAGGTATGGTTCCGCAGGACCAACCCTCTGCCTTCACCCTGTGGACGGCCATCTGCAGCTTGTTCCTGGACAACCGCACTCAGCGCGGCCTGATCGCCCTCGAGGAGTTCCACTCTCTTCGTCAGGAGCACCTCTCCGTCATGGACTACTTCACCCGCCTGCAGACCCTCGCCGGCACCCTCCGCGACTGTGACATGGCCGTCACGGACCGCGGCCTCGTCTCCAACATGCTGCGCGGCCTCTCCAACATGTTCAGTCACGCCATCGGCACCATGACGTACGACGAGACCAAGCTTCCGACGTTTCTCCAGGCGCGCTCCTATCTGCTCCAGGAGGAGCGGCGCATCGATCGCGCGGTGGCCCATGAGCCCGCCACCGCGCTCCACGTCGCGGCTCACGCCGCCGCCACGCCCGCGCCCACCCCGGCGCCCGCCCCGCCCGCTCCTCCGACAAACCCGGGctccttcaacaacaacaacggccAGCGAGGCCGCAAGGGCCGCAAGGGCGGCAATGGCGGCACCGGTGGCTCCGGCCCTCCTGCCGGCCACGGCAGGGCTAGCGGCCACGCCCCCGCCCTCCCACCTAGCGCGCCCATGCGCCACCCTGCTCCCTTGTTCCCGGGGTTCAACCCCTGGACCGGCACCTTCCAGGCCTGGCCCGTGATGCCGCGACCCTCTGGCGCCGGCGTGCTCGGCCCTCGCCCCTCCGCTCATGGGCTCCTCGCGGCCACGGGCGCTGGACCCACGCCCACTCCTCCCGCTGCCACTTGGGACATGTCCTCGCTCCAGCACGCCCTCCTCTCCATGCCGCAACCCTACTCCGGCGGTGGTGACTGGTTCTTCGACACCGGCGCCACCTCTCACATGGCCGCCGACCCTG GATCTCACTTCCGGGACGGTGCTCTTCCGATGTAA